The following proteins come from a genomic window of Oxyura jamaicensis isolate SHBP4307 breed ruddy duck chromosome 12, BPBGC_Ojam_1.0, whole genome shotgun sequence:
- the GPR27 gene encoding probable G-protein coupled receptor 27: MANSSELGSSSSPHLPSAGGLLSASGLKLATLGLILCVSLAGNVLFAWLILKDRHLHRAPYYLLLDLCLADGLRSLACFPFVMLSVRSGAAWPHGPLSCKVLAFLAVLFCFHAAFLLFCVGVTRYMAIAHHRFYAKRMTGWTCLAVVCMVWTLSMAMAFPPVFDVGTYKFIREEEQCIFEHRYVKANDTLGFMLMLAAVIAATHLVYIKLLFFIHGHRKMKPAQLVPAISQNWTFHGPGATGQAAANWTAGFGRGPTPPTLVGIRQATHSQIKRLLVLEEFKMEKRLCKMFYMITLLFLLLWSPYIVACYLRVFIKASSIPQVYLTTSVWMTFAQAGVNPILCFIFNKELRVCLRAHFPCCQSIQSTQGTILCDLKSFGM, encoded by the coding sequence ATGGCGAACAGCAGcgagctggggagcagcagcagcccgcaCCTGCCCAGCGCCGGCGGCCTGCTGAGCGCCTCCGGGCTGAAGCTGGCCACGCTGGGCTTGATCCTGTGCGTGAGCCTGGCGGGCAACGTGCTCTTCGCCTGGCTCATCCTCAAGGACCGGCACCTGCACCGCGCCCCGTACTACCTGCTGCTGGACCTCTGCCTGGCCGACGGGCTCCGCTCGCTGGCCTGCTTCCCCTTCGTCATGCTGTCGGTGCGCAGCGGGGCCGCCTGGCCCCACGGGCCCCTCAGCTGCAAGGTGCTGGCCTTCCTGGCCGTGCTCTTCTGCTTCCACGCCGCCTTCCTGCTCTTCTGCGTGGGGGTGACGCGCTACATGGCCATCGCCCACCACCGCTTCTACGCCAAGCGCATGACGGGCTGGACCTGCCTGGCCGTGGTGTGCATGGTGTGGACTCTCTCCATGGCCATGGCCTTCCCGCCCGTCTTCGACGTGGGCACCTACAAGTTCATCCGGGAGGAGGAGCAGTGCATCTTCGAGCACCGCTACGTCAAGGCCAATGACACTCTGGGCTTCATGCTCATGCTGGCGGCCGTCATCGCCGCCACCCACCTGGTCTACATCAAGCTGCTCTTCTTCATCCATGGCCACCGCAAGATGAAGCCAGCCCAGCTGGTACCGGCCATCAGCCAAAACTGGACCTTCCACGGGCCGGGGGCCACGGGCCAAGCGGCTGCGAACTGGACGGCTGGCTTTGGCAGGGGGCCCACGCCGCCCACCCTCGTGGGCATAAGGCAGGCCACCCACAGCCAGATCAagaggctgctggtgctggaggagtTCAAGATGGAGAAAAGGCTCTGCAAGATGTTCTACATGATCACCTTGCTCTTCTTGCTCCTCTGGTCCCCCTACATCGTGGCCTGCTACCTGCGGGTCTTCATTAAGGCCAGCTCCATCCCCCAGGTCTACCTGACCACCTCCGTCTGGATGACGTTTGCCCAGGCTGGGGTCAACCCCATCCTTTGCTTCATCTTCAACAAGGAGCTCAGGGTCTGTCTCCGAGCCCACTTCCCGTGCTGCCAAAGCATCCAGAGCACCCAGGGCACCATCCTTTGCGATCTCAAGAGCTTTGGGATGTAG
- the PROK2 gene encoding prokineticin-2, with the protein MRSLRGAPPPLPVLLLLLGLGLAAGRGAVITGACDRDQQCGGGMCCAVSLWIRSLRMCTPMGNLGEECHPLSHRVPFPGRRMHHTCPCLPSLACARTSPSKFRCLPDFRKEDVFF; encoded by the exons ATGCGGAGCCTGCGCGGAGCCCCGCCGCCCctgcccgtgctgctgctgctgctggggctggggctggcggcggggcgcggagcCGTCATCACCGGG GCCTGCGACAGAGATCAGCAGTGCGGAGGAGGGATGTGCTGTGCGGTCAGCCTGTGGATCCGCAGCCTGCGAATGTGCACGCCGATGGGGAATTTGGGAGAGGAGTGCCATCCTCTGAGTCACCGG GTGCCTTTCCCGGGGCGGAGGATGCACCAcacctgcccctgcctccccagcctgGCGTGCGCACGGACTTCTCCCAGCAAGTTCAGGTGTTTGCCAGACTTCAGGAAAGAAGATGTCTTCTTCTAG